In a genomic window of Columba livia isolate bColLiv1 breed racing homer chromosome 4, bColLiv1.pat.W.v2, whole genome shotgun sequence:
- the SH3TC1 gene encoding SH3 domain and tetratricopeptide repeat-containing protein 1 isoform X3: protein MESGWACCKNKWSILKVKNAWMSVQGPFPVKQRIFQLELSARLLSIHSDQDLIVVTFKTFEEIWKFLTYYSLGFINHCMENLFLDQSFWLYSQEEEETGIKVCINGKSLNLMYRSLLVQEESFFVLCHDNLIRKIIATDNEINTYLETGAFTEDVTVESVEGDTTVLSNASLEPLIPFHQWFLKGYSNSIDLPYKTESKPIRKVDEKIHSNISMAMGSCLAVMNYESIALEEISFQEGDKIEILGYFIECMEWFLGRHVFTGQIGFVKTSHVKLDLSKNKPQDLDFLDAEELSFFSKEKNLEEVIHMLKQTAITDICSVYRIDQLEEPELQKAHECEIPCSHSGTGSTNKNGKIEEFLKNFKSLEATQTEEPATEGKDSASSANMEVFPPPEGPCFHICQNDIQASDISESLLFFLDRREYDRNFRNLYEFSYPFINSMFYGFSEEDDLVSFFRLAREAAKKAGMSWALARLCFLLGRLSIKKLKLSQARVYFEEALGAVAGGFSDLYFVIALYTNLTVIYLTQKNKEKCAHVFDKAASLLMGIPNYICSADLESDILKYALQRAILSQNKQAEARACFLLAKHYSAHKQHEEALPFLERFQLLLDDLGLQNNLLNESYFKLAESYNEKCLPHIVLSCIKVASSTSSRTLMDSLKRIDLVIKNAPKLYGLRKLRKILPCQIAPYLIQALSSVFTHEQQGLRTTICLSLAKLYSHHKQYEKAIVYMMKALDSVSCKPEETINYLVSLAWLYVLYRQYDMALAILNAVIDSSWINPQQLGIAYNMLAIALKRTNNTKGAAESYYKALCLSEETNMTHNQAIALGNFGALCLHVAASKLAEHYYIRAVKLFSKLPSMDCGQDFIQVLLQLGCYYVGGSQREKGRFYYEWAFLVAMETSHLESQLQAIKLLCQFYSTVVPNEAQCVIYNEYQLSLARKMSNKVLEGQILETISQLYLSLGTERAYRSALEYTKRSLGIFIDLQKKEKEAYAWLRAGKIYYVLRQNELVDLYIQVAQDAALYTGDPNLGMELFEAAGDIFFNGTWEKEKAVTFYRDRALPLAVQTGNRNTELRLCNKLVELLVNLEAYEESLEYARASLMLSVNLGNQLNERIAYHRLAAIHHHLGHCELAEHFYLKALSLCSSPLEFEEETLYYVKVYLILGDIIFYDLKDPFDAAGYYHLALAAAMDLGNKKAQLKIYTRLAIIYHNFLVDREMSLFFYQKARSFATELNVRRINLAPHQCLKSS, encoded by the exons ATGGAGTCAGGATGGGCATGTTGCAAGAACAAATGG AGTATTCTCAAAGTGAAAAATGCATGGATGTCTGTTCAAGGACCCTTCCCAGTCAAGCAGAGAATTTTCCAACTG gagctCTCTGCTAGACTGCTGTCTATTCATAGTGATCAAGATCTAATAGTGGTGACATTTAAAACTTTTGAAGAAATATGGAAGTTTCTAACCTACTACTCACTAG gttttATAAATCATTGCATGGAGAATTTATTCCTAGATCAATCTTTCTGGCTCTATTCtcaagaggaggaagaaacaggcATTAAAGTCTGTATAAATGGAAAATCATTAAATTTGATGTACAGAAGCCTGCTAGTACAGGAAG AGTCATTTTTTGTTCTATGTCATGACAACCTGATAAGAAAGATAATTGCTACAGACAATGAAATCAACACTTATTTGGAGACTGGGGCTTTTACTGAAGATGTAACAGTTGAATCTGTGGAAGGTGACACAACTGTGCTGTCTAATGCTTCTCTGGAGCCACTGATCCCTTTTCATCA ATGGTTTCTTAAAGGGTATTCTAATTCTATTGATTTACCATACAAAACTGAATCTAAACCCATCAGGAAAGTTGATGAGAAGATCCATTCAAACATCAGCATGG CAATGGGATCCTGTCTCGCTGTGATGAATTATGAAAGTATTGCATTGGAAGAGATAAGTTTCCAGGAAGGGGACAAAATTGAGATCCTTGGATACTTCATTGAATGCATGGAGTGGTTTCTTGGAAGACATGTGTTTACTGGCCAAATAGGTTTTGTAAAGACAAGTCATGTTAAACTGGATTTATCTAAAAATAA ACCACAAGACCTGGATTTTCTTGATGCAGAAGAgctatcttttttttcaaaagaaaaaaatttggaAGAAGTGATACATATGTTGAAACAAACTGCCATCACAGATATTTGCTCTGTTTATCGAATAG aTCAATTAGAAGAACCAGAACTTCAGAAAGCTCATGAATGTG AAATCCCATGTTCACATTCTGGTACAGGATCCACTAACAAGAATGGCAAGATAGAAGAATTCCTGAAGAATTTCAAGAGTTTAGAGGCCACACAGACAGAGGAGCCAGCTACTGAAGGAAAGGATTCTGCTAGCTCTGCAAATATGGAAGTCTTTCCTCCACCTGAAGGACCTTGCTTCCACATTTGCCAAAATGATATTCAAGCATCTGATATCTCTGAGTCATTGTTATTCTTCTTAGATAGGAGAGAGTATGATAGAAACTTCAGAAACCTCTATGAATTCTCTTATCCATTTATCAATAGCATGTTTTATGGGTTTTCAGAAGAAGATGATCTGGTTAGCTTTTTTAGATTAGCAAGGGAAGCTGCAAAGAAAGCAGGTATGTCCTGGGCACTAGCAAGGCTCTGCTTTCTCTTAGGTAGGCTCAGCATTAAAAAGTTGAAACTTTCCCAAGCTCGGGTATATTTTGAGGAAGCGTTGGGAGCAGTAGCTGGAGGGTTTAGTGATTTGTACTTTGTAATTGCTCTTTATACAAATCTGACAGTCATCTACTTGAcacagaagaacaaagaaaaatgtgccCATGTTTTTGACAAGGCTGCATCTCTTCTCATGGGAATTCCCAACTACATTTGCAGTGCTGATCTGGAGTCGGATATTCTAAAGTATGCTCTGCAGAGGGCAATTTTGAGCCAGAACAAACAAGCAGAGGCAAGGGCATGCTTTCTACTGGCAAAACATTACAGTGCACACAAACAGCATGAAGAGGCACTGCCATTCTTGGAAAGGTTTCAACTGTTGCTTGATGACTTGGGTTTACAAAACAACTTACTGAATGAAAGTTATTTCAAACTGGCAGAGTCCTACAATGAAAAGTGTTTGCCGCACATTGTGTTAAGCTGCATAAAGGTTGCCTCTTCCACGAGCTCCAGGACTTTAATGGATTCCTTGAAAAGGATTGATTTAGTCATCAAAAATGCTCCCAAGCTCTATGGTCTGAGAAAACTCAGGAAAATACTACCATGCCAAATTGCACCTTACCTCATACAAGCACTTTCCTCTGTGTTTACTCATGAGCAGCAAGGACTACGCACTACTATCTGCCTTAGCTTAGCAAAACTGTACAGCCACCACAAACAGTATGAAAAAGCCATTGTTTACATGATGAAAGCACTGGACTCTGTTTCTTGTAAGCCAGAGGAAACTATTAATTATTTGGTTTCACTTGCTTGGTTATACGTTCTTTACAGACAATATGACATGGCTTTAGCcattttaaatgctgttatAGACTCTTCATGGATCAATCCTCAACAACTAGGCATCGCTTATAATATGCTTGCTATTGCTTTGAAAAGAACCAACAATACAAAAGGAGCTGCTGAGAGCTACTACAAAGCGCTGTGTCTTTCAGAAGAGACCAATATGACCCATAACCAAGCGATAGCCTTGGGTAATTTTGGGGCTCTCTGCCTGCATGTAGCAGCCAGCAAGCTGGCAGAACATTATTATATCAGGGCAGTGAAGCTGTTCTCCAAACTTCCAAGTATGGACTGTGGCCAAGACTTTATCCAAGTTCTCCTTCAGCTGGGATGTTACTATGTTGGTGGAagtcaaagagaaaaaggaaggtttTATTATGAATGGGCTTTTTTAGTTGCAATGGAGACAAGCCATCTGGAAA GTCAACTACAAGCAATTAAACTGCTCTGTCAGTTCTACAGTACAGTTGTTCCCAATGAGGCTCAGTGTGTCATCTACAATGAATACCAACTATCTTTAGCTAGAAAGATGTCCAACAAAGTTCTGGAGGGACAAATTTTGGAAACAATCAGTCAGCTCTATTTGTCTTTAGGAACAGAAAG GGCCTACAGGTCAGCTCTGGAATATACCAAAAGAAGCCTTGGAATATTTATAGATCTccagaaaaaagagaaagaagcataTGCTTGGCTACGGGCAGGAAAGATATATTATGTGCTGAGGCAGAATGAGCTTGTGGATCTTTATATTCAG gttgctcaggatgCTGCTCTTTACACAGGAGATCCAAATTTAGGAATGGAGCTGTTTGAAGCTGCTGGAGACATATTTTTCAATGGTActtgggaaaaggagaaagcagtgACTTTCTACAGG GACAGGGCTCTTCCACTTGCTGTTCAGACTGGGAACAGAAACACCGAACTCAGATTATGCAACAAACTGGTGGAATTGCTGGTGAATCTGGAGGCTTATGAGGAAAGTCTGGAATATGCAAGAGCATCTCTCATGCTCAGTGTGAATTTAG GAAATCAGCTAAATGAACGAATAGCTTACCATCGGCTGGCTGCCATCCATCATCATTTGGGTCACTGTGAACTAGCTGAGCACTTTTATTTAAAGGCCTTGTCCCTCTGTTCCTCTCCCCTGGAGTTTGAGGAGGAAACATTATATTACGTCAAGGTGTACTTGATCTTAGGAGACATTATATTCTATGACCTCAAG GATCCCTTTGATGCAGCAGGCTACTATCATTTGGCACTTGCTGCTGCCATGGACCTGGGCAATAAAAAAGCTCAACTGAAGATTTACACAAGACTTGCAATAATCTACCATAACTTCCTTGTGGATCGGGAAATGTCTCTCTTCTTCTATCAAAAGGCAAGATCCTTTGCAACAGAGCTGAATGTTAGGAGAATAAATCTAGCTCCTCATCAGTGTTTAAAGAGTTCATAA